One genomic window of Nicotiana sylvestris chromosome 10, ASM39365v2, whole genome shotgun sequence includes the following:
- the LOC104229684 gene encoding aspartic proteinase 36-like isoform X1: MGRASFTAAFTIVSFVFILVNYDVVSCLGFSISSHRNTMFLPLFPPKDTSYRSLPSRRLLQKSPPNARMALHDDLLLNGYYTTRLWIGTPSQRFALIVDTGSTVTYVPCITCKQCGKHQDPRFQPEMSSTYQPVKCNIDCTCDNEREQCIYERQYAEMSSSSGVLGEDIVSFGNQSELAPQRAVFGCENRETGDLYSQHADGIMGLGRGDLSIVDQLVEKHVISDSFSLCYGGMDFGGGAMVLGGIKPPEDMVFTNSDPVRSPYYNIELKEMHVAGKALNLNPRVFDGNHGTVLDSGTTYAYLPEAAFAAFKNAVMKAVHSLKQIEGPDPNYKDICFSGAGSDISQLSKAFPPVDMVFTNGKKLSLSPENYLFRHSKVRGAYCLGIFQNGKDATTLLGGIIVRNTLVTYDREHETIGFWKTNCSELWGRLNSSPPPPALPSGLDNTNSTGSMAPTLVPSGSPGYNAPGEIKVGFITFYMSLSVNYSDLKPRITELTHLIAQELDVNISQVHLMNFSTKGNDSLVKWAIFPAGSANYMSNAAATEIIHRLAETRDRLPDTFGSYRIFEWGIEHLPKRTGWQQSYLIVVIVFSVVLILGLSAFLGLLIWRRRQESPLPYERVETVVREQELQPLT; this comes from the exons atggGACGGGCATCGTTCACCGCTGCTTTCACGATCGTCTcctttgtatttatactggtcaATTACGATGTCGTTTCGTGTTTGGGCTTTTCGATTAGTAGTCATCGGAATACCATGTTTCTCCCGCTCTTTCCTCCCAAAGATACTTCTTATCGTTCCTTGCCTTCCCGTCGACTCCTCCAGAAAAGCCCGCCGAATGCTCGAATGGCTCTCCACGACGATCTACTCCTCAATGG ATATTATACAACCCGTCTTTGGATTGGAACTCCTTCCCAGAGGTTTGCTCTTATAGTGGATACTGGGAGTACTGTTACATATGTGCCGTGTATAACGTGCAAACAATGCGGCAAGCATCAG GATCCTAGATTTCAGCCAGAAATGTCAAGCACATATCAACCTGTAAAATGTAATATTGACTGTACATGTGACAATGAGAGGGAGCAATGCATTTACGAAAGACAGTATGCTGAGATGAGTTCTAGTAGTGGGGTGCTTGGAGAGGACATTGTGTCCTTTGGAAACCAAAGTGAGCTTGCACCCCAGCGAGCTGTTTTTGGATGTGAAAATAGGGAAACTGGTGATCTTTACAGCCAACACGCTGATGGTATAATGGGCTTGGGTCGTGGGGATCTCAGTATAGTGGATCAGCTTGTTGAGAAACATGTAATTAGTGATTCCTTCTCTTTGTGTTATGGAGGGATGGACTTCGGTGGCGGTGCAATGGTTCTTGGCGGAATAAAACCCCCTGAAGACATGGTCTTTACCAATTCGGATCCTGTACGCAG TCCATATTACAATATTGAGCTAAAGGAGATGCATGTTGCTGGGAAGGCACTGAATCTGAATCCACGGGTTTTTGATGGAAATCATGGGACTGTGCTTGATAGTGGTACCACATATGCTTACCTTCCAGAAGCAGCATTTGCAGCCTTCAAGAATGCT GTTATGAAAGCGGTTCATTCTCTAAAACAGATTGAAGGGCCTGATCCAAATTACAAAGATATCTGCTTTTCTGGTGCAGGAAG TGACATTTCACAACTCTCGAAAGCCTTTCCGCCTGTCGACATGGTATTTACAAATGGAAAGAAACTCTCTCTGTCCCCTGAAAACTACTTGTTCCGG CATTCAAAGGTGCGTGGTGCTTATTGTCTAGGGATTTTTCAGAATGGGAAGGATGCAACTACTCTTCTTGGAG GGATTATTGTCCGCAACACACTTGTCACTTATGATCGTGAGCATGAAACGATCGGTTTCTGGAAAACCAACTGTTCCGAATTATGGGGCAGACTTAATTCATCTCCTCCACCTCCAGCATTGCCCTCTGGCTTGGATAACACAAACTCCACAGGAAGTATGGCCCCTACACTGGTTCCTAGTGGATCTCCTGGGTATAATGCACCTG GGGAAATTAAAGTTGGATTCATCACATTTTATATGTCATTGAGTGTGAATTACTCGGACTTGAAGCCTCGCATTACAGAGCTTACCCATCTCATTGCCCAAGAGTTGGACGTTAACATCTCACAG GTTCACTTAATGAACTTCTCAACGAAAGGAAATGATTCCCTTGTTAAATGGGCTATCTTTCCAGCAGGATCTGCAAATTATATGTCAAATGCTGCTGCAACG GAAATAATACATCGGTTGGCTGAAACTCGTGATCGTCTTCCTGATACATTTGGGAGTTACAGAATATTTGAATGGGGCATTGAACACCTGCCAAAAAG